TCCTGCCCGCAGACATGCAGCTCAACTACTGCTTGACGCTCTCACCCTTAAGAGGCGCATCCTTATCCCTGTGAACGCATATTTAGGCGCCTACATAATCATGACAAGATACCTGAAGCTTAGAAGCGACCATGTAGCAAAAGCTCTGCTAAAAACCTTATCCATTGAATCCCCAGCATTCTACGGAAATCTTCCCAAAGCGGTAGCTGAAAAAGCCCTAGCCTCAGCATCAACTTTAAACATATCTTCATGGGACGGTTACCTAATAGAAACAGCCAAAGAACTCGAAATTAACAAAATATACACAATAGACGAGGAACTAAAAAGGAAAATAAAGGATATAGAAATCGAAAACCCTATTCCCCAAAACATTATGGAAGAATACCACCAATATATACAAGAAAAATATCGTAGCGAAAACTTTCAAAAACCTTAATTTTTACTGCTTTTAGAATTTATGGAAAAAAGATTTGAGGATTTAACGCATTATATTGACAAGCAAGTAGGCTTGGTTAAAAAGCTTTTAATAGGCTTTAATATTCCAATATTAGTCTCAGTTATAACAATATCAATAAGATTTGCTTTGTTTAAAGGTTAATAAAAATAAATTCAGTTTACAATAAGGAAGCTGCTGTGATATCTATCGAAGGATGTGAAACAACCTAATTCTAACCTCTATTTTAACATCCAAAACTGCTAAGCATATGTTAATAAACGATAAGCTTACCGATAAGTTAGGAGTAGTTCCTGGATTTGGGCGAGGGCTTATGAGGCTTCAAGCATAAGCTTGGAGTAAGAGTTGGAAAAGACCCTATAGCGATGATTTAGCTCAATAGAGCGTTATACAATATTGGCTTAAAGCAGCTAAATAGCATTAAAGTGTTACGTTGGTTCATCTTTAAGGGAAAGCTGTTAAGAAGAGAGATTTGAGTGAAGAAAAATCAAAGCATGCATGCAGATATGTTAAGAGGCTTCAAGGCTTTAAGAGGCGTCAAAAGCCTTCATTACCTCTTTATGCAAGCATTTTACTGCTTATAATTTTTTAGCGAATTCTTCTTCGCTTAATGCTTCAATTTCCTTTATTTTTTTAAAATCCGGATCATCGCTAATCACTATAGATGATTTAAGATAAGCTGTAGCTGCTATAAAGGCGTCAGCTATCGATATATCGTATTTAGCTTTAAATTCTCCTGCCTTAACCGCGGTTTCCTCGTTTATTTGAGCCTTTTCAATATAAACCGCATATCTTAAGCTTTCTATTCTAGCTTTAGCTAAATCTACTCTTCCTTCCTGCATATATTTATAGTAAATCTCAGTTAACGTAACAACGCTTATGCTCGCCTTTATTTCTCAAGCCTCTATTCTTAACAAAATTTCTTGAACAACTTCATCCTTCTTCTTGCACAAAAAGTTTGATCAAAAGTTTTGTATCTAAAATAATTTTAGGTTTATTGAATTCGCTTTTCAAATTCCTTACTC
This Candidatus Bathyarchaeota archaeon DNA region includes the following protein-coding sequences:
- a CDS encoding type II toxin-antitoxin system VapC family toxin; the encoded protein is MIGNMRFAKLGFEAVVDVGIIVLAHFKNPARRHAAQLLLDALTLKRRILIPVNAYLGAYIIMTRYLKLRSDHVAKALLKTLSIESPAFYGNLPKAVAEKALASASTLNISSWDGYLIETAKELEINKIYTIDEELKRKIKDIEIENPIPQNIMEEYHQYIQEKYRSENFQKP
- a CDS encoding PIN domain-containing protein — translated: MQEGRVDLAKARIESLRYAVYIEKAQINEETAVKAGEFKAKYDISIADAFIAATAYLKSSIVISDDPDFKKIKEIEALSEEEFAKKL